From one Lotus japonicus ecotype B-129 chromosome 3, LjGifu_v1.2 genomic stretch:
- the LOC130749752 gene encoding auxin response factor 9-like translates to MMMMNRGSNVSAEVGGSGGSGDELYEPLWKLSAGPLVDVPRVGQRVFYFPQGHMEQLEASTNQELNQRIPLLKLPTKILCRVVNVHLMAEQETDEVYAQITLVPESNQDEPTSPDPCPAEPPKPTVHSFCKVLTASDTSTHGGFSVLRKHATECLPALDMSQQTPTQELVAKDLLGYEWRFKHIFRGQPRRHLLTTGWSTFVTSKRLVAGDTFVFLRGENGELRVGVRRLARQPSSMPSSVISSQSMHLGVLATASHAVATQTLFVVYYKPRTSQFIISVNKYLEAMNNKFSLGMRLKMRFEADDASETDKRFSGTIVGVEDISPHWVNSKWRSLKVQWDEPAAVTRPDRVSPWEIEPFVASASTPSVQPTVVKTKRPRQPSEIPDVDTTSAASAFWDAGMKHADMTQLGVLSESKRSDVSGMWHHKQTDMNSKTNSNTMSRNQTEASWLSSPHSSYPSHLVQDTTDDSKSVSAWPVSKPHASRMNIDYVLDQVDKESKVETATSYRLFGIDLIDHSRNSAAAENASPHVVNVPRAEVCATASTLSKTDSGSKSDISKASERKQEQQQVPQKETQSKQICGRSRTKVQMQGVAVGRAVDLNTLDGYDQLIDELEQLFDLKGQLQHRNKWEIVFTDDEGDMMLVGDDPWPEFCNMVKRIFICSSQDVKKMSSGSKLPISSMEEGTVISSETTET, encoded by the exons atgatgatgatgaaccgtGGGTCAAATGTTTCAGCTGAAG TGGGTGGTTCCGGTGGGAGTGGCGATGAGCTGTATGAGCCGCTTTGGAAGCTGAGCGCGGGACCACTGGTTGATGTTCCTCGTGTTGGACAGAGGGTCTTCTATTTCCCTCAGGGGCACATGGAAcaa tTAGAGGCTTCAACCAATCAGGAGCTGAATCAGAGGATTCCTCTCTTGAAGCTTCCAACAAAGATCCTTTGTAGAGTTGTGAATGTTCATTTAATG GCTGAACAAGAAACAGATGAGGTTTATGCACAGATTACTTTGGTGCCCGAATCTAAT CAAGATGAGCCGACAAGCCCTGATCCGTGCCCTGCTGAACCTCCGAAGCCAACAGTTCACTCGTTTTGCAAGGTCTTGACCGCTTCGGATACAAGTACTCATGGGGGCTTCTCTGTTCTCAGGAAACATGCCACAGAATGCCTTCCTGCTTTG GACATGTCACAACAAACACCAACCCAGGAATTGGTTGCCAAGGATCTTCTTGGTTACGAATGGCGCTTCAAGCATATATTTCGAG GCCAGCCACGGAGACACCTGCTTACAACTGGATGGAGTACTTTTGTGACCTCCAAAAGATTAGTTGCCGGAGATACCTTTGTGTTTTTGAG AGGGGAAAATGGGGAATTACGTGTTGGAGTGAGGCGTCTTGCTCGTCAGCCAAGTAGCATGCCGTCGTCTGTGATTTCCAGTCAGAGCATGCACCTCGGAGTTCTGGCTACTGCCTCACATGCTGTTGCAACTCAAACTCTATTTGTAGTATATTATAAGCCAAg GACAAGCCAATTCATCATAAGCGTGAATAAGTATTTGGAGGCCATGAACAACAAGTTCAGTCTTGGCATGAGGCTGAAGATGAGGTTCGAGGCGGATGATGCCTCTGAGACAGACAAAAG ATTCTCGGGTACCATAGTTGGAGTAGAAGATATTTCTCCTCATTGGGTGAATTCGAAATGGCGTTCACTTAAG GTTCAATGGGATGAACCTGCAGCTGTTACAAGACCCGATAGGGTTTCACCATGGGAGATAGAACCCTTTGTGGCTTCTGCTTCCACACCCTCAGTTCAACCTACAGTTGTAAAAACTAAAAGGCCTCGACAACCAAGCGAAATTCCAGATGTTG ACACAACATCAGCTGCCTCTGCTTTTTGGGATGCTGGAATGAAACATGCTGACATGACACAACTTGGTGTTTTATCTGAAAGCAAAAGAAGCGATGTGAGTGGTATGTGGCATCATAAGCAAACTGATATGAATAGTAAAACCAACAGCAACACTATGTCAAGGAACCAGACAGAAGCAAGTTGGCTATCTTCTCCCCATTCGAGTTATCCTTCTCATTTAGTTCAGGACACAACAGATGATAGCAAGAGCGTCTCAGCCTGGCCTGTTTCAAAGCCTCATGCATCCAGAATGAACATCGATTACGTGCTTGATCAAGTTGACAAGGAGAGCAAAGTTGAGACTGCTACGAGTTATCGCTTGTTTGGAATTGACCTTATCGATCATTCCAGGAACTCAGCTGCTGCAGAAAATGCATCTCCACATGTAGTAAATGTACCCAGAGCTGAAGTCTGTGCCACTGCCAGCACCTTGTCCAAAACTGATAGTGGCTCTAAGTCAGATATCTCGAAGGCTTCCGAGAGAAAACAAGAACAGCAGCAAGTACCCCAGAAGGAGACTCAGAGCAAGCAAATTTGTGGCCGAAGTCGCACCAAG GTTCAAATGCAGGGGGTTGCAGTGGGTCGTGCGGTGGACTTGAACACGTTGGATGGTTATGATCAACTTATAGATGAACTGGAGCAGCTGTTTGACTTAAAGGGACAACTTCAACACAGAAATAAGTGGGAAATTGTCTTCACTGATGATGAAGGGGATATGATGCTTGTGGGAGATGATCCATGGCC TGAATTTTGTAATATGGTGAAAAGAATCTTCATTTGCTCCAGCCAGGATGTGAAGAAGATGAGTTCAGGAAGCAAACTACCAATCTCTTCCATGGAAGAAGGGACTGTAATAAGCTCAGAGACAACCGAAACCTGA
- the LOC130749753 gene encoding hsp70 nucleotide exchange factor fes1 isoform X1 translates to MANETPNWDGLLKWSIAHSDGTRPTRDLSEEDRKWFMEAMQAQTIDVVKRMKEITLVMQTPQQVLEDQGVTPADIEDLLDELQEHVESIDMANDLHTIGGLVPLLGHLKNSHANIRAKAADVVTTIVQNNPRSQQLVMEANGFEPLFSNFSSDPDVNARTKALGAISSLIRHNKPGITAFRLANGYAALKDALSSGNVRFQRKALTLIHYLLHENSSDCHIANELGFPRILMHLASSEDADVREAALQGLLELNHNTKDVSAEDTEKMKQLLQERINSISLLSEEDLGASREERQLVDSLWVTCFNEPSSLREKGLLVLPGEDAPPPDVASKHFEPPLRSWASSNQSSKKESDNEKKDAPLLLGLGPSSADTNNQVNSSREGDASPQTDATR, encoded by the exons ATGGCGAACGAAACACCGAACTGGGATGGGTTACTCAAATGGAGTATCGCTCACTCTGATGGAACTCGCCCCACTCGCGATTTAAG CGAGGAGGATCGGAAATGGTTTATGGAAGCAATGCAAGCACAGACCATTGATGTTGTGAAACGTATGAAAGAGATCACACTTGTAATGCAAACTCCACAGCAAGTCTTGGAAGATCAAGGAGTTACCCCTGCAGATATTGAAG ATCTGTTGGATGAATTGCAAGAGCATGTTGAGTCGATTGATATGGCCAATG ATCTCCACACAATTGGTGGGTTGGTTCCTCTCCTTGGTCACCTCAAGAATTCTCATGCAAATATTCGAGCAAAGGCCGCAGATGTTGTGACCACAATAGTCCAGAATAATCCTCGAAGTCAGCAACTTGTTATGGAAGCGAATGGATTTGAACCTCTTTTTTCTAATTTCAGTTCAGATCCTGATGTTAATGCTCGAACTAAGGCCCTGGGTGCAATATCTT CACTAATCCGGCACAACAAACCAGGCATCACTGCATTCCGTCTAGCAAATGGTTATGCAGCCCTCAAAGATGCACTAAGCTCTGGAAATGTGAGATTTCAAAG GAAAGCTCTCACCTTGATCCATTATCTATTGCATGAGAATAGTTCAGATTGCCACATTGCGAATGAGCTCGGGTTTCCTCGTATACTGATGCACCTTGCCTCTAGTGAAGATGCAGATGTCCGAGAAGCTGCCCTACAAGGCCTTCTTGAACTGAATCACAATACGAAAGATGTTTCTGCAGAGGATACTGAGAAAATGAAGCAACTTCTTCAAGAACGAATTAACAGTATCAGTTTACTGTCAGAGGAGGACCTTGGGGCTTCTAGGGAGGAGAGGCAGCTTGTGGACTCTCTTTGGGTCACTTGCTTCAATGAACCGTCTTCTCTTAGAGAGAAAGGTCTTCTTGTGCTTCCTGGGGAAGATGCACCACCTCCTGATGTTGCTAGCAAACATTTTGAGCCTCCTCTTAGGTCTTGGGCTAGTAGTAACCAATCTTCCAAGAAGGAGTCCGACAATGAAAAGAAAGATGCCCCTTTACTTTTAGGGCTAGGTCCTTCATCTGCAGACACTAACAATCAAGTTAATTCGAGTAGAGAGGGGGATGCTAGTCCGCAGACAGATGCTACTAGATGA
- the LOC130749753 gene encoding hsp70 nucleotide exchange factor fes1 isoform X2: MEAMQAQTIDVVKRMKEITLVMQTPQQVLEDQGVTPADIEDLLDELQEHVESIDMANDLHTIGGLVPLLGHLKNSHANIRAKAADVVTTIVQNNPRSQQLVMEANGFEPLFSNFSSDPDVNARTKALGAISSLIRHNKPGITAFRLANGYAALKDALSSGNVRFQRKALTLIHYLLHENSSDCHIANELGFPRILMHLASSEDADVREAALQGLLELNHNTKDVSAEDTEKMKQLLQERINSISLLSEEDLGASREERQLVDSLWVTCFNEPSSLREKGLLVLPGEDAPPPDVASKHFEPPLRSWASSNQSSKKESDNEKKDAPLLLGLGPSSADTNNQVNSSREGDASPQTDATR, translated from the exons ATGGAAGCAATGCAAGCACAGACCATTGATGTTGTGAAACGTATGAAAGAGATCACACTTGTAATGCAAACTCCACAGCAAGTCTTGGAAGATCAAGGAGTTACCCCTGCAGATATTGAAG ATCTGTTGGATGAATTGCAAGAGCATGTTGAGTCGATTGATATGGCCAATG ATCTCCACACAATTGGTGGGTTGGTTCCTCTCCTTGGTCACCTCAAGAATTCTCATGCAAATATTCGAGCAAAGGCCGCAGATGTTGTGACCACAATAGTCCAGAATAATCCTCGAAGTCAGCAACTTGTTATGGAAGCGAATGGATTTGAACCTCTTTTTTCTAATTTCAGTTCAGATCCTGATGTTAATGCTCGAACTAAGGCCCTGGGTGCAATATCTT CACTAATCCGGCACAACAAACCAGGCATCACTGCATTCCGTCTAGCAAATGGTTATGCAGCCCTCAAAGATGCACTAAGCTCTGGAAATGTGAGATTTCAAAG GAAAGCTCTCACCTTGATCCATTATCTATTGCATGAGAATAGTTCAGATTGCCACATTGCGAATGAGCTCGGGTTTCCTCGTATACTGATGCACCTTGCCTCTAGTGAAGATGCAGATGTCCGAGAAGCTGCCCTACAAGGCCTTCTTGAACTGAATCACAATACGAAAGATGTTTCTGCAGAGGATACTGAGAAAATGAAGCAACTTCTTCAAGAACGAATTAACAGTATCAGTTTACTGTCAGAGGAGGACCTTGGGGCTTCTAGGGAGGAGAGGCAGCTTGTGGACTCTCTTTGGGTCACTTGCTTCAATGAACCGTCTTCTCTTAGAGAGAAAGGTCTTCTTGTGCTTCCTGGGGAAGATGCACCACCTCCTGATGTTGCTAGCAAACATTTTGAGCCTCCTCTTAGGTCTTGGGCTAGTAGTAACCAATCTTCCAAGAAGGAGTCCGACAATGAAAAGAAAGATGCCCCTTTACTTTTAGGGCTAGGTCCTTCATCTGCAGACACTAACAATCAAGTTAATTCGAGTAGAGAGGGGGATGCTAGTCCGCAGACAGATGCTACTAGATGA